One genomic region from Henningerozyma blattae CBS 6284 chromosome 2, complete genome encodes:
- the TBLA0B05930 gene encoding Ark/Prk/Nak family serine/threonine-protein kinase (similar to Saccharomyces cerevisiae PRK1 (YIL095W) and ARK1 (YNL020C); ancestral locus Anc_2.284), whose protein sequence is MNQPHIKNYDPGTKLNVGIHQVSIIKYLTSGGFAQIYQVQVNPPNPINGMNLACLKRVIVPEKSGLNTLRAEVEAMQLLKGKPHVVGYIDSNAARSISNDGTYEVLQLMEFCPGGGLIDFMNTRLQNRLKEFEVLNIMNQVTQGIVAMHSLNPPLIHRDIKIENVLISSNGEYKVCDFGSVSGIIRPPKNTEEFNFVQQDIMKNTTAQYRCPEMLDLYRGQPINEKSDIWALGVFLYKICYYTTPFENGGERAILHARYQYPQYPMYSSRLKNLIRMMLMEKPEQRPNVCQVLEEVSSMQGIPCPLPNFYLQRQQATQLMMNNTNGSIYPIPTQNTMMNQMPPPMNMMNNSQIAAQHSSNMMPQSIPQPLYTNYSNNSMNANMNMSPNYAYPTSPIMSQGLFTGPTLHHNLTSPISQPKSKSENTTGNDDPFAKLKDQALFNKVNANNTNTSVNDHSFNMYSTKQQNMANNFNNNNSNNMNPLMKQRSDRTRIFDMPQNKTPAMTQNSVNYLLPGHSSEQSIRKSTSSTSLRNIQNGGNQVLSQIMFNNNKTGERTSSTSSVSAPSLSKNMVPYIPPNSFTSTNNAMVFRENESSKASIKLRVQNLLKTSNSGNNDNSLRRTTSDTQNGSQSNNSLRKVNTHQVDSNYTTSEKKKAPKPPPKPDYLRPKKPPKPANLQGMKFMKSENVEQEIKERKENSKKQLQKMEVDFSQRYPSV, encoded by the coding sequence ATGAATCAGCCGcatatcaaaaattatgatCCAGGTACCAAACTGAATGTTGGTATCCACCAAGTttcaattatcaaatatctAACCAGTGGTGGGTTTGCTCAAATTTACCAAGTGCAAGTTAACCCACCAAATCCTATTAATGGTATGAATTTGGCTTGTCTAAAGAGAGTTATTGTACCTGAAAAATCAGGCTTAAATACCCTTCGAGCTGAAGTAGAGGCAATGCAGCTATTGAAAGGAAAACCTCATGTGGTAGGTTACATTGATTCTAATGCGGCTAGGTCGATTTCTAATGATGGCACCTATGAGGTTCTTCAGTTAATGGAATTTTGCCCAGGTGGTGGGCTAATTGATTTTATGAATACGAGATTACAGAATCGATTAAAAGAATTCGaagttttaaatatcaTGAATCAAGTTACACAAGGGATAGTTGCAATGCATTCGTTAAATCCTCCTTTAATTCATCgtgatattaaaattgaaaatgtaCTGATATCAAGTAATGGTGAATATAAAGTTTGTGATTTTGGCTCTGTCTCTGGTATTATTAGGCCACCAAAGAATACCGAAGAATTTAACTTTGTCCAACAAgatataatgaaaaatactACTGCCCAATACAGATGTCCTGAAATGTTAGACTTATACCGTGGTCAACCAATAAATGAGAAGTCTGATATTTGGGCATTGGGTGTATTtctttataaaatttgCTATTATACTACGCCATTTGAAAATGGGGGTGAAAGAGCTATATTGCATGCAAGATATCAATACCCTCAATACCCAATGTATAGTTcaagattgaaaaatttaattcgAATGATGCTAATGGAAAAACCTGAACAAAGACCAAATGTTTGCCAAGTCTTGGAGGAAGTTTCAAGTATGCAAGGTATCCCATGCCCATTACCAAATTTCTACTTACAAAGACAACAGGCTACTCAATTAATGATGAATAACACAAATGGAAGTATTTATCCTATACCAACACAAAATACTATGATGAATCAAATGCCACCTCCGATGAATATGATGAATAACTCACAAATTGCAGCCCAACATAGTTCAAATATGATGCCACAATCAATACCACAACCATTATATACTAATTATAGTAACAATTCCATGAATGCGAACATGAATATGAGCCCCAATTATGCTTACCCAACTAGTCCAATAATGTCTCAAGGACTTTTCACTGGGCCTACTCTGCATCACAATTTAACATCTCCTATTTCACAGCCAAAATCCAAATCTGAGAATACAACTGGTAACGATGATCCATTTGCCAAATTAAAAGATCAagcattatttaataaagtcaatgctaataatactaatacaaGCGTTAATGACCATAGCTTCAATATGTACAGCACCAAGCAACAAAACATGGCTAataactttaataataacaacagtaataatatgaatcCATTAATGAAACAAAGAAGTGATAGAACTAGAATTTTTGACATGCCTCAAAATAAGACACCTGCTATGACTCAAAATTCTGTTAATTATTTGTTACCTGGACACTCATCCGAACAGTCTATTAGAAAAAGTACATCCTCTACTTCACTAcgtaatattcaaaatggTGGTAATCAAGTTTTATCTCAAATtatgtttaataataataagacTGGCGAGAGAACATCGAGTACTAGTAGCGTATCTGCTCCTTCATTATCTAAAAACATGGTTCCTTATATACCACCCAATTCATTTACTTCAACAAACAATGCAATGGTATTCAGAGAAAATGAATCATCAAAAGCATCTATTAAATTGCGTGtacaaaatttattaaaaacatCTAATAGTGggaataatgataattctttGAGAAGAACCACTTCTGATACACAAAATGGAAGccaatctaataattctttaagaAAAGTAAACACTCATCAGGTTGATTCTAACTATACAACTTCTGAGAAGAAAAAGGCTCCAAAACCACCTCCAAAGCCTGATTATTTAAGACCAAAGAAACCGCCCAAACCTGCCAATTTACAAGGTATGAAATTTATGAAAAGTGAAAATGTTGAACAAGAAATCAAAGAAAGGAAAGAAAATAGTAAGAAGCAGTTGCAAAAAATGGAAGTTGATTTTTCTCAACGTTATCCTAGCGTTTAG
- the LYS12 gene encoding homoisocitrate dehydrogenase (similar to Saccharomyces cerevisiae LYS12 (YIL094C); ancestral locus Anc_2.287), with the protein MLRTSVRQFSVSARNASSLKTLTIGLIPGDGIGKEVIPAGKQVLQNLNKKHGLAFEFIDLQAGYQTFLDTGAALPRDTVDILKNKCQGALFGAVQSPTTKVEGYSSPIVQLRKELGLFANVRPVKTVEGTDAKPIDLVIVRENTEDLYIKIEKTYTDPKDGSRIAEATKRITETATKRIAKTALDIALQRLKTKGSATLTVTHKSNVLSQSDGLFREVCKEVYESNKSLYSGVAYNEQIVDSMVYRLFREPECFDVIVAPNLYGDILSDGAAALVGSLGLVPSANVGPNIVIGEPCHGSAPDIAGKGIANPIATIRSTAQMLEYLGYSNPAQDIYKAVDANIRDNKIKTADLGGDSTTQQVIDDILGKL; encoded by the coding sequence ATGCTTAGAACAAGTGTTAGACAGTTTTCTGTTTCTGCTAGAAATGCAAGTTCTTTAAAAACCTTAACCATTGGGCTAATTCCAGGTGATGGTATTGGTAAAGAAGTTATTCCAGCAGGTAAACAAGTCTTGcagaatttaaataaaaagcaTGGGTTAGCATTCGAATTTATTGATCTACAAGCTGGTTATCAAACATTCTTAGATACAGGTGCTGCTTTACCAAGAGATACTGTagatattttgaagaaCAAATGTCAAGGTGCATTGTTTGGGGCTGTCCAATCTCCAACTACTAAAGTTGAGGGATATTCTTCTCCAATCGTCCaattaagaaaagaatTGGGTTTATTTGCTAACGTTCGTCCCGTTAAAACTGTGGAAGGAACAGATGCCAAACCAATTGATTTGGTAATTGTCAGAGAAAATACAGAAGATCTCTATATCAAAATTGAGAAAACATATACAGACCCAAAAGATGGCTCTAGAATAGCTGAAGCCACCAAAAGAATTACAGAAACAGCTACAAAAAGAATTGCCAAGACTGCTTTAGATATTGCTTTACAAAGATTGAAAACCAAAGGGTCAGCCACGTTGACTGTAACTCATAAATCAAACGTTTTATCCCAAAGTGATGGTTTATTCAGAGAAGTCTGCAAAGAAGTCTatgaatcaaataaaagTTTATATTCAGGGGTTGCATACAATGAACAGATTGTGGATTCTATGGTGTATAGATTATTTAGGGAACCAGAATGTTTCGATGTTATAGTAGCCCCAAATTTATACGGTGATATCTTATCCGATGGTGCTGCTGCTTTAGTTGGTTCTTTAGGTTTGGTTCCTAGTGCTAACGTTGGTCCAAATATTGTCATCGGTGAGCCTTGCCATGGATCAGCTCCTGATATTGCTGGTAAAGGTATTGCTAATCCTATTGCTACAATTAGATCTACAGCTCAAATGCTGGAATACTTGGGCTATTCAAACCCTGCCCAAGATATTTATAAGGCGGTAGACGCAAATATTAGAGATAACAAGATCAAGACTGCCGATCTAGGGGGTGATTCAACAACTCAGCAAgttattgatgatattttgGGAAAATTATAG
- the FAP1 gene encoding Fap1p (similar to Saccharomyces cerevisiae FAP1 (YNL023C); ancestral locus Anc_2.288), translated as MVQDKEQEQDQETINKQQSSNGKLFKGHSLVLEFSDDDASDSGSDNNSDLSRDEDESDVDTDNEYEEDLMYYERAVREIAKGDSYQCMICTVEMDHTCKMYACRHCYRVFDYDCIREWALKSTQKTVDKTWKCPNCYHSSKKVPLKDRPTCWCGKVVNPDPNPLDPNSCGQTCNANICPHKCLKQCHLGSHPECTQLLKITCRCGRETKDIYCHESRRQKSIFHCDQECGLTLPCGIHKCRRKCHSGLCGSCPELLIDENVSGKIKCYCGLHSLKEMNCKDVAFPSSGKISRNQEDKEWVGIFDCKEMRSVSYTCNEHVFVEGCIAPPTLPSTVVCPFSPNLLKTCPCGKTALQDMDCERTKCTDPIPTCDNVCNKILKCGKHRCPFTCHTGKCMDPCIQIDKMDCACERRTFLVPCQFKGKPVCKFKCESLMSCRRHRCMEYCCSGRPYAERRKKTILRSSDRNDETLVEAEHVCLKDCNLKLSCGIHTCQRKCHPGPCPPCLESDSNDLVCPCGKTVIPAPVRCGTTLPPCKYPCIKVIRGESDCGHKPMPHSCHSLDQPCPVCTAPVFKPCKCGKKDKVRTMCFQEDVSCGLPCGLPLKDCYHKCQKRCHLPGECQNTCIQICNAKRSNCSHGCTQRCHKNAPCPDIPCTVPVTVVCDCGRRKLVKPCSSTSTIDSVTITSHLECDEECMLLLRRMELKAAFGIVNGLGDDKTSVAIERIQNRISVAKAYEELELPFVEAVLTVYAKQPKWCSQIEGILNKFMDEKLKSSLHFKHMKAPQRSFVHNLADAYKIYSESQDPEPVRSVFVKKLTNGTSSKPILTLEEALPLYESFKEVQKEKKKQEYEARTHKTLINVEAETQTQQSATKYNGFLIKNLVKGTTEEDLERIFGESLKPTLVKDPQYLVMDESHHGFICPADYAEISINVERDMEQLIGFFDSLCKEHFIGDIVELCNIDEALLQENVDLEDSEEEKLTSPEVENDSDIHDSPKN; from the coding sequence ATGGTTCAAGATAAAGAACAAGAGCAAGATCAAGAAACGATTAACAAACAGCAAAGCTCTAATGGAAAACTATTTAAAGGACATTCTCTAGTTCTCGAGTTTTCAGATGATGATGCAAGTGACAGCGGATCTGACAACAATAGTGACCTTAGCAGGGATGAAGATGAGAGTGACGTCGATACAGATAATGAGTATGAGGAAGATTTAATGTATTACGAACGTGCCGTTCGTGAAATTGCTAAAGGTGATTCGTATCAATGCATGATATGTACTGTAGAAATGGACCATACTTGTAAAATGTATGCTTGTCGTCATTGTTACAGAGTTTTTGATTATGATTGTATTCGTGAATGGGCATTAAAATCCACTCAAAAAACTGTGGATAAAACATGGAAATGTCCCAATTGTTATCACAGTAGTAAGAAAGTTCCACTAAAGGATAGACCTACATGTTGGTGTGGCAAAGTTGTGAACCCAGATCCAAACCCCCTAGATCCAAACTCATGTGGCCAGACATGTAATGCGAATATTTGCCCACATAAATGTTTGAAACAGTGCCACTTAGGCTCTCACCCTGAATGCACTcagttattaaaaattacatGTAGATGTGGTAGAGAAActaaagatatttattgCCATGAATCTAGAAGacaaaaaagtatttttcaTTGTGATCAAGAGTGTGGGTTAACTTTGCCATGCGGTATTCATAAATGCAGGAGGAAATGCCATTCTGGACTGTGTGGATCGTGCCCTGAACTCTTAATCGATGAGAATGTTTCagggaaaataaaatgttaTTGTGGCTTACATTCTTTGAAAGAAATGAATTGTAAGGATGTTGCATTCCCATCATCTGGGAAAATATCCCGAAATCAAGAAGATAAGGAATGGGTGGGTATTTTTGATTGTAAAGAGATGAGATCTGTTTCCTATACATGTAATGAACATGTGTTTGTTGAAGGTTGTATTGCACCACCTACTCTTCCATCTACCGTTGTATGCCCATTCTCGcctaatttattaaagacaTGCCCATGCGGAAAGACTGCTTTACAAGATATGGATTGTGAAAGAACAAAATGTACCGATCCAATACCGACTTGTGATAACGTatgtaataaaatattgaagtGTGGAAAACATAGATGCCCTTTTACATGCCATACTGGAAAATGTATGGACCCATGCAttcaaattgataaaatggATTGTGCCTGTGAAAGAAGAACGTTCCTTGTCCCCTGTCAATTTAAAGGAAAACCAGTTTGCAAATTTAAATGTGAATCCTTAATGTCATGCCGCCGTCATAGATGTATGGAATATTGCTGTTCTGGTAGACCTTATGCAGAAAGACGGAAGAAAACAATACTTAGATCAAGTGATCGAAATGATGAAACTTTGGTTGAAGCAGAACATGTATGTTTGAAAGACTGTAACTTGAAATTATCATGTGGTATACATACCTGCCAGCGTAAATGCCATCCTGGCCCATGTCCACCATGTCTAGAGAGTGATTCTAATGACCTTGTATGCCCATGTGGTAAGACTGTCATTCCTGCACCAGTCCGTTGTGGTACAACTTTACCACCATGTAAATACCCATGCATTAAAGTTATAAGAGGAGAATCAGACTGCGGACATAAACCAATGCCACACTCTTGCCATTCATTAGATCAGCCATGCCCCGTTTGCACAGCGCCGGTATTTAAGCCTTGCAAATGTGgtaaaaaagataaagtAAGAACTATGTGTTTTCAAGAAGATGTTTCATGTGGTTTACCTTGTGGCTTACCATTAAAGGACTGCTATCATAAATGTCAAAAGAGATGCCATTTACCTGGTGAATGCCAAAATACATGTATTCAAATTTGTAATGCAAAGAGAAGCAATTGCAGCCATGGATGCACTCAACGGTGCCATAAAAATGCACCTTGCCCTGATATACCATGTACCGTACCTGTTACTGTAGTGTGTGATTGTGGTAGACGAAAATTAGTGAAACCATGCAGCTCTACATCGACTATTGATAGTGTTACAATCACAAGCCATTTAGAATGTGATGAAGAATGTATGCTGCTGTTGAGGAGAATGGAGTTAAAAGCAGCATTTGGTATTGTGAATGGTTTGGGTGACGATAAAACAAGTGTAgcaattgaaagaattcAAAACCGCATATCTGTCGCTAAAGCatatgaagaattagaattaccATTTGTAGAGGCAGTACTAACAGTTTATGCAAAACAACCAAAATGGTGTAGCCAAATAGAAGGTATCCTAAATAAATTCAtggatgaaaaattaaaatcttcCTTACATTTCAAGCATATGAAAGCACCACAACGGTCCTTTGTTCATAATTTGGCTGATGCATATAAGATCTATAGTGAATCACAAGATCCTGAGCCAGTACGTTCGgtttttgttaaaaaattaactaaTGGTACAAGTTCCAAACCAATCTTAACTCTAGAAGAAGCTTTGCCATTATACGAGTCTTTCAAAGAAGTTCagaaagagaaaaagaagCAAGAATATGAAGCACGAACTCATAAAACACTTATTAATGTAGAAGCTGAGACCCAAACTCAACAGAGTGCTACCAAATACAATGGGTTTTTGATCAAAAATCTTGTGAAAGGAACAactgaagaagatttagaaCGTATATTTGGTGAATCATTAAAACCAACACTAGTTAAAGATCCTCAATATCTTGTTATGGATGAAAGCCATCATGGGTTCATTTGTCCAGCTGATTATGCCGAAATTTCTATTAATGTCGAACGTGATATGGAACAACTAATCGGATTCTTTGACAGTTTGTGCAAAGAACATTTCATTGGAGATATCGTTGAATTATGCAATATAGATGAAGCATTGTTACAAGAAAATGTAGATTTGGAAGattctgaagaagaaaaattaaccAGTCCAGAGGTTGAAAATGATTCAGATATTCATGACTCTCCTaaaaattag
- the RSM25 gene encoding mitochondrial 37S ribosomal protein mS23 (similar to Saccharomyces cerevisiae RSM25 (YIL093C); ancestral locus Anc_2.290): MKIQQNAVNVLERTSAYLQAGMIKKPPVWYDVVAATPPSKKFTREPKFINPSTNKRTVEFKPLKDYLNRTTGLYKTRANSIDKKNAVSSLYKIPKLTYIEDKLRKLFYEQHPWELTRPKIVMENHGEVTYDWSRLLQLGKPLDGESVVQRTLFLLKTKEHRKLIDAYNQARFEFYRLRMAEEIQEQVAQEESEMFGAVFGSTTIEFGIEKEQEMIDSWKVEAIKETEINEAKRSKESVSWKTDSLEGKEDEFNTGDILEAEPETTN, encoded by the coding sequence ATGAAAATTCAACAGAACGCTGTGAACGTGCTAGAACGAACCTCTGCATACCTTCAAGCTGGTATGATCAAAAAACCTCCAGTATGGTATGATGTTGTTGCAGCTACACCACCCtcaaaaaaattcacaCGTGAACCGAAGTTTATAAATCCTTCTACAAATAAACGTACTGTAGAGTTTAAGCCTTTgaaagattatttaaatagaaCCACTGGATTATACAAGACGAGAGctaattcaattgataaaaaaaatgcagTCAGCTCTTTGTATAAGATTCCTAAATTGACTTATATTGAGGATAAACTTAGAAAACTATTTTATGAACAACATCCCTGGGAATTAACAAGACCTAAAATTGTAATGGAGAATCACGGTGAAGTGACCTATGATTGGTCAAGATTACTTCAACTTGGAAAACCGCTTGATGGTGAAAGTGTAGTTCAAAGGACCCTGTTCCTCTTAAAAACTAAAGAGCatagaaaattaattgatgcCTATAACCAAGCAAGATTTGAGTTCTATAGGCTGAGAATGGCAGAAGAAATTCAAGAACAAGTTGCCCAAGAAGAATCTGAAATGTTTGGCGCAGTCTTTGGTTCAACTACTATTGAATTTGGTATTGAAAAGGAACAAGAAATGATAGATAGTTGGAAGGTGGAAGCTATTAAAGAAACAGAAATTAATGAAGCTAAGAGATCAAAAGAATCTGTTTCATGGAAGACAGACTCATTAGAAGGTAAAGAAGATGAGTTTAATACTGGCGATATATTAGAAGCGGAACCTGAAACTACGAACTAA
- the UTP25 gene encoding rRNA-binding ribosome biosynthesis protein UTP25 (similar to Saccharomyces cerevisiae YIL091C; ancestral locus Anc_2.292) yields the protein MSGFKPQNNYSEGYGKRGRSQKRSIKKSSGAKRFKTEDTRIVKETIEDESSDEDVSNTSIDKEAEVTEDLEKKKQVYDALVTILKSEHKEPKMRDNLNETSKEEHLTDEDLDEDEKFETEEQEIENNLLSIKDDEEEGENNDDNAGESDDESDNKSDPFDSHFNQPTEQFTNKFADAFKNKQIKYRSIKYKINEYESSIYSEPRILEDEQTKVKSPVLKSSIHSYALKKRLKINNDLLDPAVNNLTTIQKELVDPMFQYKDILYEYGNYGKDEEEYRSLYCLHVLNHIYKTRDRILKNNSKVQDNPDAEFLDQGFTRPKVLIVAPTRDAGYSIVNEIIKKSGIDQIDKKSKFRDQFYEESLLPASKPKSFQAVFKGNSNDYFVLGIKFTRKAIKLYSNFYQSDIIVCSPLGLHMILENTDKKKRQDDFLSSIELMIIDQLHSMEFQNISHVTSIFEHINKIPKEQHDTDFSRIKMWYINDQAKLFRQTMIFTKYISPSANFFLNGKCQNWSGRWKNHKMITPNESSIGQLGLRVKQMFHRFDIIGGSIVDEPDYRFKYFTSVIVQSITKSTSYEDGMLIYITDYTDYVRVRNYLKEKTTILFGDINEYSDQKQVNSNRALFQQRRVKVLLYTERLHHFRRYEIKGVKNIVFYKAPTNPEFYNEVVRYIGKNAFTGNTDINISNVRTIYSKLDGLALERIMGTKRAAVLTHGQNETYEFK from the coding sequence ATGTCAGGTTTTAAACcacaaaataattattcgGAAGGATACGGTAAAAGAGGAAGAAGCCAAAAGAGAAGTATCAAGAAGTCGAGCGGTGCTAAGAGATTTAAAACAGAAGATACCCGGATTGTAAAAGAAAcaattgaagatgaaagTTCAGATGAAGATGTTTCAAATACTTCTATTGATAAGGAAGCAGAAGTCACAGAAGATctagaaaagaaaaaacagGTTTACGATGCCCTTGTgacaattttaaaaagtGAGCACAAAGAACCAAAAATGAGAGATAATCTCAACGAAACTTCTAAAGAAGAGCATTTAACTGATGAAGATTTGGATGaggatgaaaaatttgaaacagaagaacaagaaatCGAAAACAACCTATTGTCAAtaaaagatgatgaagaagaagggGAAAATAACGACGATAATGCAGGAGAAAGTGATGATGAAAGTGATAATAAGTCTGATCCTTTTGACTCACACTTTAATCAGCCAACTGAGCAATTTACCAATAAATTTGCAGAtgcttttaaaaataaacaaattaaatacCGTTCTATAAAGTACAAAATTAATGAGTATGAATCAAGTATCTATTCAGAACCACGAATTCTTGAAGATGAACAAACAAAAGTTAAATCACCTGTTTTAAAATCCAGTATTCACTCTTAcgctttaaaaaaaagattaaagaTTAATAATGACTTGTTAGATCCTGCAGTTAACAATTTAACAACTATTCAAAAAGAACTAGTCGATCCAATGTTTcaatataaagatattcTTTATGAATATGGCAATTATGGgaaagatgaagaagaatataGAAGCTTGTACTGCTTACATGTTTTGAATCACATATATAAAACTAGAGACCGtattctaaaaaataattcaaaagtGCAAGACAATCCAGATGCTGAATTTCTTGATCAAGGTTTCACTAGACCTAAAGTTCTAATTGTTGCCCCAACTAGAGATGCAGGTTATTCTATTGTGAATGAAATTATAAAGAAATCTGGTATTGatcaaattgataaaaaaagcAAGTTCAGAGATCAATTTTATGAAGAATCTTTGCTTCCAGCATCCAAACCAAAGTCTTTCCAAGCTGTTTTTAAGGGGAACTCTaatgattattttgttttaggTATAAAATTTACCAGAAAGGCTATTAAATTGTATAGTAATTTCTATCAGTCagatattattgtttgttCTCCCTTGGGTTTACATATGATACTTGAAAATACTGACAAAAAGAAGAGACAAGATGATTTCTTATCTTCCATTGAGCTTATGATCATTGATCAATTACATTCCAtggaatttcaaaatatttcacaTGTTACCAGTATATTTGAACATATTAATAAGATTCCAAAAGAACAACATGATACCGATTTTAGCAGAATTAAAATGTGGTATATCAATGATCAAGCAAAGTTATTTAGACAAACAATGATCTTCACAAAGTATATTTCGCCTTCAgcaaatttctttttgaatGGGAAGTGTCAGAATTGGTCAGGAAGATGGAAGAATCATAAAATGATCACACCTAATGAATCTAGTATTGGTCAGTTAGGTTTAAGAGTGAAGCAAATGTTCCACAGATTTGATATTATAGGCGGCTCTATTGTAGATGAACCCGATTATcgttttaaatattttaccaGTGTTATTGTTCAAAGTATAACTAAATCTACAAGTTATGAGGATGGTATGTTGATATACATTACAGATTATACAGACTATGTTAGAGTcagaaattatttaaaggaAAAGACGACTATACTATTTGgtgatattaatgaatattcGGATCAAAAGCAAGTTAACTCTAATAGAGCATTATTCCAACAACGGCGTGTTAAAGTTCTTTTGTACACCGAAAGATTGCATCATTTTAGACGTTATGAAATTAAAGGGGTAAAGAACATAGTCTTCTACAAAGCACCAACTAATCCAGAGTTCTATAACGAGGTAGTAAGATATATTGGGAAAAACGCATTTACTGGTAATActgatataaatatttcaaatgttCGAACAATATATAGCAAATTAGATGGGTTGGCTTTAGAGAGAATAATGGGTACTAAAAGAGCTGCAGTATTAACTCATGGTCAAAATGAGACgtatgaatttaaataa